The Planctomycetaceae bacterium DNA segment CGTGCAAAGGCTTTCGCCGGTGGACGCCAGCAGTCGCTACGTCCGGCACATGCTGGAATGCTGGAACGCCCGCTTTCCCGCATCGCCGCTCGCTGAACAGACGGTGGTTCTGACAATCCCGGCGTCGTTTGACGAGGTCGCTCGCAACCTGACCATCCGCGCGGCTCAGATGGCGGGGCTGCCGCGTGTTCTGCTGATTGAAGAACCCCAGGCGGCGTTTTACGCGTGGATCGACCGGCACCGACATGACTGGGAACAGCAGGTGACGCCCGGTCAGAAGATTCTGGTCTGCGACGTCGGCGGCGGCACCACAGATTTCACTCTGATTCGAGTCAAGTCGGACTCGCAGGGACAGGTCGTGTTCCATCGCGTGGCCGTCGGCGAGCACCTGATCCTTGGCGGCGACAACCTGGATCTGGCGCTGGCCCGTTTCATCGAAAACCGATTTCGCGAAACGGGGACGGAGCAACTGACGCCCAGGCAATACAGCGTGCTGGTGCGAGTCGCGCGGCAGGTGAAGGAAACACTGCTGTCGGAAGGAGCCCCGGATCGCTACACAGTCAACCTGCCGGGAAGCGGTGCGAAGCTGATCGGCGGCGGCATTCAGTGCGAAGTGACTCGCGACGAGATCGCTGATCTGCTGGTCGAAGGATTCCTTCCGAAATCCGGCTTCGATGATTCTCCGCGGAAGGCTCAAAGCGGGTTTCGGGAATTCGGGCTGCCCTACGCTGCCGACTCCGCCATTACCAGATATCTGGCTCGATTTCTTCGCACGCATTCCGAACTCGCCGTCGACAACACGCTGCTGAATGACGATGCCCACCCCGCGCGGCCGGATATCGTTTTGTTTAACGGAGGCTTGTTCGAATCAAAGCGGCTGCAGCAACAACTGACCGACTGTATCAACGGCTGGTTTTGTGATTCTTCCACTGATGGCTGGAACCTGCAGGTGCTGGATTGTCAGCGGCTGGATCTGGCTGTGGCTCACGGCGCCGCCTGCTTTGGAATGGTGACGCGCGGCATCGGGACCAGGATTTCCGCCGGACTGCCCCGCAGTTATTACATCGGAGCCGACAGCGATCGTGGTCCCAGCGCTGTCTGTCTGGTGCCGGCCGGAACGGAACCCGGAACCGATCTTGATCCGCCGGAACACGAATTTCACCTGGCGACGGGTTCTCCGGTGGAGTTTCCCGTCTACTACTCCGGAACACGGCTGACGGATCCTGTCGGTGCTGTCGTCGAGATCGATCCGGAACAACTCAGCGCACTGCCTGCGATTCGTACCGTGCTTCGCGATAAGAGCGACGGCCAATCCGGATCGACAGGTGACACGGTGCTGGTGCGCGTCAACGCGGGGCTGACCGAAATCGGCACGCTCGACCTGTGGTGTTCCAGTGTGACCGGCAACCAGCGCTGGAAGCTGCAGTTTGACGTCCGATCGACGGTGCGCACCGACGTCGCATCGCACACCAGCGGAACCGCGGAAGCTCAGGGAATTGTTTCCGAGGACGTTTCCGGCAAGTGTCGTGACATTCTGCTCAGTGTGTTTGGCCCGCAGGGTCGCGAAAAGGCGGGAGGCCTTGCGAAACGCATCGGTCGCGAACTCGGACTTAGTCGCAGCGATTGGCCGACATCACTTCTTCGCGACATGTGGCAGATACTGTACGAACTTCGCGACGGCCGCCGCCGAAGTGCGGTTCACGAATCCAACTGGCTGAATCTGGCGGGATTCTGCCTGAGGCCGGGATTCGGTTTCGCGATGGATGACTGGCGCGTGGGCGTGATGTGGGAGCTGCTGAACGGCGGATTGGTTCACGCCGTTCCGGAATGCCGCAGCCAGTTGTGGATACTCTGGCGCCGCGTCGCCGGCGGATTGTCCGGCGGCCAGCAGACAGCCATCGCGTCGCCGCTGCTGAGTTCCATTCGCCAGACCGCGCAGCAGATCAGCACCGGTCGCGGCAAGGGCGGGCCGATCGTCCTTCACGAAAAGGATGCAGCGGAAATCTGGCGACTGCTGGGTTCGTTTGAGCAGCTTGCGCCATCCGTTCGCAGCGATCTGGGAGACACCATTCTGATGCTGCTGACACGGCCAAAGCTGGCTCCCGTGCGAGACGCTCTGGTCTGGACTCTGGGACGCCTGGGAGCGCGCGTGCCGCTGAATGGCAGCGCTCTGGTCACTGTTCAGCCCGAGACGGCCGAACGCTGGCTGAAGGAAGTGCTCGCGCTCGGGCTGGATGACGTTCGCTCATTGCCGCTCGCCATCATGGAGCTGTCGCGTCGTACCGATAACCGATTCGTCGATCTGCCGGAAACTGCA contains these protein-coding regions:
- a CDS encoding Hsp70 family protein, translated to MVTKSNDGSGPAFVVGIDLGTTNSAVCYVDTDREPWRVQTLPLPQLVAPGQVEDRETLPSFHYEAARNEFPDEAMRLPWQASAAAYCVGAFARDHGVQVPGRLIASAKSWLCHPGVDRTSGLLPWQGADDVQRLSPVDASSRYVRHMLECWNARFPASPLAEQTVVLTIPASFDEVARNLTIRAAQMAGLPRVLLIEEPQAAFYAWIDRHRHDWEQQVTPGQKILVCDVGGGTTDFTLIRVKSDSQGQVVFHRVAVGEHLILGGDNLDLALARFIENRFRETGTEQLTPRQYSVLVRVARQVKETLLSEGAPDRYTVNLPGSGAKLIGGGIQCEVTRDEIADLLVEGFLPKSGFDDSPRKAQSGFREFGLPYAADSAITRYLARFLRTHSELAVDNTLLNDDAHPARPDIVLFNGGLFESKRLQQQLTDCINGWFCDSSTDGWNLQVLDCQRLDLAVAHGAACFGMVTRGIGTRISAGLPRSYYIGADSDRGPSAVCLVPAGTEPGTDLDPPEHEFHLATGSPVEFPVYYSGTRLTDPVGAVVEIDPEQLSALPAIRTVLRDKSDGQSGSTGDTVLVRVNAGLTEIGTLDLWCSSVTGNQRWKLQFDVRSTVRTDVASHTSGTAEAQGIVSEDVSGKCRDILLSVFGPQGREKAGGLAKRIGRELGLSRSDWPTSLLRDMWQILYELRDGRRRSAVHESNWLNLAGFCLRPGFGFAMDDWRVGVMWELLNGGLVHAVPECRSQLWILWRRVAGGLSGGQQTAIASPLLSSIRQTAQQISTGRGKGGPIVLHEKDAAEIWRLLGSFEQLAPSVRSDLGDTILMLLTRPKLAPVRDALVWTLGRLGARVPLNGSALVTVQPETAERWLKEVLALGLDDVRSLPLAIMELSRRTDNRFVDLPETAREAAARYLREMGGHRTLIRLIREVGDVDRETQDALFGESLPIGLRLN